A genomic stretch from Malus domestica chromosome 15, GDT2T_hap1 includes:
- the LOC103402458 gene encoding protein NRT1/ PTR FAMILY 4.3-like → MEMEQRRQNHKVEAINTSDMAEEMTVDWRGRPSNPTKHGGMRAAAFVLGLQSFEIMGIAAVGNNLITYVINEMHFPLSNSANVVTNFIGTVFLLALVGGYLSDSYLGSFWTMLIFGFVELSGFILLSVQAHVPQLKPPPCNVINGEECVEAKGFKSLIFFVALYLVALGSGCVKPNMIAHGADQFNPDDPKQYKKLSTYFNAAYFAFSMGELVALTLLVWVQTHSGMDVGFGVSAAAMAMGLISLVSGTLYYRNKRPQGSILTPIAQVFVAAMLKRKQVCPSNPQLLHGNQNNVLHDNTTFFSDAAGFLHTEKFRFLDKACIKIQGGTNSKESPWRLCTVTQVKQVKILLSVIPIFASTIIFNTILAQLQTFSVQQGSMMDTKLTKSFHIPPASLQSIPYIILIALVPLYDTFFVPFARKFTGHNSGISPLMRIGFGLFFATFSMIAAAIMEEKRRDAAVHSNKIISIFWITPQFLIFGLSEMFTAVGLVEFFYKQSLKGMQAFLTALTYCSYSFGFYLSSLLVSLVNKITTSSGGGGWLGDNNLNRDRLDLFYWLLAGLSFLNFLNYLFWSHWYSRTPSSSSAPSALPQLHAHETTCMEDYKHHRLDDNIP, encoded by the exons ATGGAAATGGAACAAAGGAGGCAGAATCACAAAGTTGAGGCCATTAACACATCTGACATGGCTGAAGAGATGACTGTCGATTGGAGGGGCAGACCTTCCAATCCTACCAAGCATGGTGGCATGAGAGCTGCTGCATTTGTTCTTG GGCTTCAATCATTTGAGATAATGGGAATTGCTGCAGTTGGGAACAACCTCATAACATACGTGATAAATGAGATGCATTTTCCTTTGTCGAATTCGGCCAACGTAGTGACAAACTTTATTGGAACTGTCTTTCTCTTAGCCCTTGTTGGTGGCTACCTCTCTGATTCCTATCTTGGGAGTTTCTGGACCATGCTTATCTTTGGTTTTGTGGAACTTTCG ggTTTCATATTACTGTCAGTCCAAGCTCACGTTCCGCAGCTAAAACCACCGCCATGCAACGTTATTAACGGAGAGGAGTGTGTAGAGGCAAAAGGGTTCAAGTCATTAATCTTCTTTGTGGCACTTTACTTGGTGGCATTGGGGAGTGGCTGTGTCAAGCCAAACATGATCGCTCACGGGGCTGACCAGTTCAACCCAGATGACCCAAAGCAGTACAAGAAACTCTCCACCTACTTCAACGCTGCCTACTTTGCCTTTTCCATGGGTGAACTCGTCGCCCTCACTCTTCTTGTGTGGGTCCAAACTCACTCTGGAATGGATGTTGGCTTTGGAGTCTCAGCAGCCGCCATGGCAATGGGATTAATCAGCTTGGTTTCCGGTACCCTATATTACAGGAACAAGCGACCTCAAGGAAGCATACTCACTCCCATTGCTCAA GTTTTTGTGGCTGCAATGCTAAAGAGAAAGCAGGTTTGTCCATCTAATCCACAGTTGCTCCATGGAAACCAAAACAATGTGCTGCATGACAATACTACTTTCTTTTCTGACGCTGCCGGCTTTCTTCACACTGAAAAGTTCAG GTTCTTGGACAAGGCTTGCATTAAAATTCAAGGTGGCACTAATTCAAAGGAAAGCCCGTGGAGATTGTGCACCGTTACTCAAGTGAAGCAAGTCAAAATACTGCTTTCAGTTATTCCAATTTTTGCTTCCACCATAATTTTCAACACAATTTTGGCTCAGCTCCAAACTTTCTCAGTCCAACAAGGAAGTATGATGGACACCAAGCTCACCAAATCCTTCCATATCCCTCCAGCTTCACTCCAATCCATCCCCTACATCATTCTCATCGCCCTCGTCCCTCTCTACGACACTTTCTTTGTTCCCTTTGCTCGAAAATTCACCGGTCACAATTCTGGCATCTCTCCGTTAATGAGAATAGGGTTTGGACTCTTTTTTGCAACATTTTCGATGATCGCGGCTGCCATCATGGAGGAAAAGAGAAGGGATGCAGCTGTGCATTCGAACAAAATAATATCCATTTTTTGGATCACCCCACAATTCTTGATCTTTGGATTATCAGAAATGTTCACTGCCGTAGGCCTCGTTGAGTTCTTTTACAAACAATCCTTGAAAGGGATGCAAGCATTTTTAACTGCCTTGACCTATTGCTCATATTCGTTTGGGTTTTACCTGAGCTCTCTACTTGTCTCTCTGGTGAATAAGATCACAACCTCATCAGGTGGTGGTGGTTGGCTGGGTGACAATAATCTCAACAGAGACAGACTGGACCTTTTCTATTGGTTGCTGGCAGGCCTCAGCTTCCTCAACTTCCTCAACTATCTATTTTGGTCTCATTGGTACTCTCGCACCCCGTCATCTTCATCAGCACCAAGTGCACTACCCCAGCTGCATGCTCATGAGACTACTTGCATGGAGGATTATAAACATCATAGACTGGATGATAATATACCATAA